A genome region from Sphingobacteriaceae bacterium GW460-11-11-14-LB5 includes the following:
- a CDS encoding dehydrogenase: MRLIKISILCLFVIVPAAVIMNAFKYKDTPLSIAKGTRIAIIGNNLGARMINYDNFETELQLRFPAHELFIRNMCDEGETPGFRPHAGRNSPWAFPGAEKFQIERANLVKSKDAGGTLEMEDPGEGFFETPDQWLSRLKTDVIISFFGFNESFAGKAGLDNYKAELDAFIKWTLKQKYNGTSAPQLVIVSPIAFEDLSRKSSYDLPDGRKENENIQLYAIAMKEIASQNQVRFVDVFNPSLKWYQDTAAPLTIDGSQLNEEGYKKLGKLLADQIFGESSSSAENNRKLVHDAVMEKNWMWLNDFKIPNGVHVYGRRYKPYGPDNFPAEIKKIREMTAVRDTAIWLAAKGEKMDLEAADKHTSILPEVKTNYTPSKKNGNLKYLIGQEAVNSLKVPPGYKVELFASETEFNFLAKPVQLSFDNKGRLWVAVMPSYPQYKVGDAKPNDKIIILEDTNQDGKADKQIVFADGLHLPLGFEIAAEGVYVAQGPNLILLTDTDGDDKADKKEILLSGFDDHDSHHSSHAFTTDPSGAIYSGEGVFLRTNVETSYGPVYATNGGFYRYDPIRRKLERTAQMAIPNPWGITFDDWGQPFFAETSSPDFRWMLPGTILPRYGQATHKSKQLIEQAHLVRPTSGIEIVSSRHFPDQIQGDFLINNTIGFLGTKEHTLEDDGTGYKSRFRQDLLVSNDPNFRPVDLEFAPDGSLFVIDWHNILIGHMQHNARDPLRDHSHGRIYRITYPSRPLVKPAKIAGASIEQLLDNLKLPEYRTRYRTRRELRGRNAAQVLAKLTTWIAKLDTSDIRYEHHLLEGLWVSWGMNKVDQRLLKQLLKAKDYRARAAAVQVVRYTGHQLPDQANLLMEASRDKNSRVRLMAIVAASWIGKEKGLPVLAEANKLPMDSWMVPAYKTAVAHLNGKNLAEENEKKEKTELKGPTLALFNQGRIIYNKEGYCKTCHQADGKGLTASGFPPLAASKWVNGSDERLIKLVLKGLMGPIEVNGKKYTGQVPMTPFGELLKDQEVAAVLTYLRNSFGNNGAAISPEKVKAVRKATQGKKDFYTTEQLLKEHPMEGGKR; the protein is encoded by the coding sequence ATGAGACTAATAAAGATTAGCATATTATGCCTGTTCGTAATTGTACCTGCAGCGGTAATTATGAATGCCTTTAAATATAAAGATACGCCACTGTCCATTGCTAAGGGCACACGTATTGCAATCATCGGCAACAATTTGGGGGCGAGGATGATCAATTATGATAATTTTGAAACAGAACTGCAGCTTCGTTTTCCAGCGCATGAATTATTCATCCGCAACATGTGCGACGAAGGTGAAACGCCTGGTTTCCGGCCGCATGCCGGCAGGAATTCTCCATGGGCTTTCCCGGGTGCAGAAAAGTTTCAGATCGAAAGGGCAAACCTGGTAAAAAGCAAAGATGCCGGAGGAACATTAGAGATGGAGGACCCGGGTGAAGGTTTTTTTGAGACACCCGATCAATGGCTCAGCAGGCTCAAAACAGATGTGATTATTTCCTTTTTTGGCTTTAATGAATCTTTCGCTGGAAAAGCCGGACTTGATAACTATAAAGCAGAACTTGATGCTTTTATTAAATGGACCCTGAAGCAAAAATACAATGGTACTTCAGCGCCACAGCTTGTGATTGTTTCGCCTATCGCTTTTGAAGACCTTAGCCGCAAAAGCAGCTACGATCTGCCGGATGGTCGAAAGGAAAATGAAAATATCCAGCTGTATGCGATTGCAATGAAAGAGATTGCTTCGCAAAATCAGGTACGCTTTGTAGATGTATTCAACCCTTCATTAAAATGGTATCAGGATACTGCGGCGCCTTTAACCATCGATGGTTCCCAGCTTAATGAAGAAGGTTATAAAAAACTTGGGAAATTGTTGGCCGACCAGATTTTTGGAGAAAGTTCTTCCTCTGCAGAAAACAACAGAAAGCTGGTGCACGATGCCGTGATGGAAAAGAACTGGATGTGGCTGAACGATTTCAAAATTCCAAATGGAGTACACGTTTATGGCCGCAGGTATAAACCCTATGGACCAGACAATTTTCCTGCTGAAATAAAGAAAATCCGGGAGATGACAGCAGTTAGGGACACGGCGATCTGGCTGGCGGCTAAAGGGGAGAAAATGGACCTGGAAGCGGCTGATAAACACACCAGCATTTTGCCTGAGGTTAAAACCAACTATACACCCAGCAAAAAAAACGGTAACCTTAAATATCTCATCGGGCAAGAGGCTGTTAACAGCCTGAAGGTACCACCGGGATACAAGGTGGAATTATTTGCTTCAGAAACGGAGTTTAATTTCCTGGCCAAACCTGTACAGTTATCCTTCGATAATAAAGGACGGCTGTGGGTTGCGGTTATGCCCAGCTATCCGCAATATAAAGTAGGAGATGCTAAGCCCAACGACAAGATCATTATTCTTGAAGATACCAACCAGGATGGAAAGGCAGATAAACAAATTGTTTTCGCAGACGGGCTCCATTTACCGCTCGGTTTTGAGATTGCCGCAGAAGGCGTATATGTAGCACAGGGGCCTAATCTAATCTTATTGACCGATACCGATGGCGATGATAAAGCCGATAAGAAAGAAATTTTGTTAAGCGGTTTTGATGACCACGACTCGCACCACAGCAGTCATGCCTTCACAACAGATCCTTCAGGGGCCATTTATTCGGGCGAAGGTGTGTTCCTCCGTACCAATGTAGAAACTTCTTATGGACCTGTTTATGCAACCAACGGCGGCTTTTACAGATACGATCCTATACGCCGGAAACTCGAGCGCACGGCGCAAATGGCCATTCCAAATCCATGGGGTATTACATTCGATGATTGGGGACAGCCTTTTTTTGCAGAAACATCCAGCCCTGATTTTCGCTGGATGCTCCCCGGAACAATATTACCAAGATATGGGCAGGCCACACACAAATCAAAACAACTGATCGAACAGGCGCATCTGGTACGGCCAACATCAGGTATTGAAATTGTATCCAGCCGCCATTTTCCTGATCAAATCCAGGGAGACTTCCTGATCAACAATACCATTGGTTTCCTGGGGACGAAAGAACACACCCTGGAAGATGACGGCACAGGTTATAAAAGCCGTTTCCGTCAGGATTTGCTGGTGAGCAATGATCCTAATTTCCGTCCTGTAGATTTGGAGTTTGCACCTGATGGTTCATTATTCGTGATCGATTGGCATAATATTCTTATTGGGCATATGCAGCACAATGCTAGGGATCCCCTGCGCGATCATTCGCATGGAAGAATTTACCGGATTACTTATCCTTCAAGGCCTTTAGTAAAACCGGCTAAAATAGCTGGTGCCAGTATAGAACAACTCCTGGATAACCTCAAACTGCCCGAGTACCGAACCCGTTACCGTACCCGCCGAGAACTGAGGGGACGTAATGCTGCTCAGGTACTGGCTAAACTCACCACCTGGATAGCGAAACTGGATACCAGCGACATCCGTTATGAACATCATTTACTTGAAGGCCTTTGGGTGAGCTGGGGAATGAACAAAGTAGATCAGCGACTTTTAAAACAGCTATTAAAAGCGAAAGATTATCGTGCAAGAGCTGCCGCAGTGCAGGTAGTACGGTATACCGGACACCAGCTGCCAGACCAGGCCAACTTATTGATGGAAGCCTCCAGGGATAAAAATAGCCGGGTAAGATTGATGGCTATCGTAGCGGCTTCATGGATCGGTAAGGAAAAGGGTCTTCCTGTTTTAGCAGAGGCCAATAAACTGCCTATGGATAGTTGGATGGTACCTGCCTATAAAACTGCTGTGGCACATTTAAATGGAAAAAATCTGGCAGAAGAAAATGAGAAAAAGGAAAAAACAGAACTTAAAGGCCCTACACTGGCCTTGTTTAACCAGGGGAGGATTATTTACAATAAAGAAGGATATTGTAAAACCTGCCATCAGGCTGACGGTAAAGGGCTCACAGCTTCCGGTTTTCCACCGCTTGCAGCCAGTAAATGGGTAAACGGGAGTGACGAAAGGCTAATCAAACTGGTGCTGAAAGGCCTTATGGGACCGATAGAAGTAAATGGCAAAAAATACACCGGCCAGGTTCCTATGACGCCGTTTGGCGAGTTATTGAAAGACCAAGAAGTAGCGGCGGTACTAACCTATCTTCGAAACTCATTCGGAAATAACGGGGCAGCTATTTCTCCGGAAAAAGTTAAAGCCGTGAGGAAAGCCACCCAGGGGAAAAAAGATTTCTATACAACAGAACAATTATTGAAAGAACATCCGATGGAAGGAGGAAAGAGATAA
- a CDS encoding phosphoglycerate dehydrogenase: MRKNVLLLETIAEEALALLQENVNVFTGYDEAGLKDTLNNVEVHAIITRGKKHIDKTLMDACPHLEVAARCGVGLDNVDVDEASARKIRVINAPGSNAATIAEHTLALMLMLMRDMHRSVNHVKQNNWNWRNQYAGDELNGKTLGILGLGNIGKRVAKLGDAFGMKVLCWSRSVQDLPLDEVLQQSDVVSLHLPLSNETNEIIGASQLALMKPKAFLINTARGALIDHAALLDALNAGTIAGFAADVLPDEPPLQSLAVVQHPNALVTPHAASLTASTYKQMCLLTVRNVLSVLAGQQPELNSIYNRNAFI, from the coding sequence ATGAGGAAAAACGTATTGCTATTGGAAACTATCGCAGAAGAAGCATTAGCCCTCTTGCAGGAAAATGTGAATGTATTCACAGGATATGATGAAGCCGGATTAAAAGATACGCTGAACAATGTGGAAGTACATGCGATTATTACGAGGGGAAAAAAACACATAGATAAGACCTTGATGGACGCCTGTCCGCATTTAGAAGTAGCAGCCAGATGTGGTGTTGGCCTGGACAATGTGGATGTGGACGAAGCAAGCGCCAGAAAGATCAGGGTGATCAATGCCCCGGGTAGTAATGCGGCCACCATTGCAGAGCATACGCTCGCTTTAATGTTGATGTTAATGCGCGATATGCACAGGTCAGTAAATCATGTTAAACAGAATAACTGGAACTGGCGCAATCAATATGCTGGTGATGAGCTGAATGGCAAAACCCTTGGCATACTGGGATTGGGGAATATCGGAAAACGGGTAGCCAAACTGGGAGATGCCTTTGGCATGAAAGTGTTGTGCTGGAGTAGGTCGGTACAGGACCTGCCTTTGGACGAAGTATTACAGCAATCGGATGTAGTAAGCCTTCACCTGCCTTTAAGCAATGAAACCAATGAGATCATCGGCGCATCCCAACTGGCATTAATGAAACCAAAGGCATTTCTGATCAATACGGCAAGGGGGGCACTGATAGATCATGCAGCACTTCTTGACGCTTTGAACGCCGGGACTATTGCTGGTTTTGCTGCAGATGTATTGCCAGATGAACCACCCTTGCAGAGCCTGGCCGTTGTACAACACCCAAATGCACTTGTTACGCCACACGCTGCCAGTCTTACTGCATCTACATACAAGCAGATGTGCCTGCTTACCGTAAGGAATGTATTGTCAGTACTTGCAGGTCAGCAACCAGAATTAAATAGTATATATAATCGAAACGCATTTATATGA
- a CDS encoding glyoxalase — MAKALKINHVTLIVDNLEKAGEFYTKELGLEPLAAFRFDYPVMFFKFNDEQQLHISEWEDRTSFRGHICVQVDDFSSIFFRMKELNAIDINPWGKVRKLPDGAMQMFVRDPAGNLVEISSIPGADVDDRIFKDELYEEGLYISKRNDFRGFKSDDATLYHNKP, encoded by the coding sequence ATGGCAAAAGCATTAAAAATTAACCATGTTACACTCATAGTAGATAACCTGGAAAAAGCAGGCGAATTTTACACAAAGGAACTCGGTCTTGAACCACTCGCCGCTTTTCGGTTCGATTATCCGGTGATGTTTTTCAAATTTAACGATGAACAGCAGTTGCATATTTCGGAATGGGAAGACCGAACTTCATTTCGCGGGCATATCTGTGTACAGGTAGACGATTTCAGCAGCATCTTTTTTCGCATGAAAGAACTGAACGCTATTGATATAAATCCCTGGGGAAAAGTAAGAAAGTTACCCGATGGTGCCATGCAGATGTTTGTGCGTGATCCTGCTGGTAACCTGGTAGAAATTTCTTCTATACCAGGAGCCGATGTGGATGACCGTATCTTTAAAGATGAACTGTATGAAGAAGGCTTGTATATTTCAAAAAGGAATGATTTCAGAGGATTCAAATCTGACGACGCGACCTTATACCATAACAAGCCATGA
- a CDS encoding enolase, which yields MKITNVEAFWLRCPIPEAKQHVSDYGLLTSFDMTLVVITTDSGLQGFGEAKAAVGSCGICASIVNCIENELKPMLLGKSVKNITRLWEEMYNGTRDHYALSRGRKFPILGRRGLTISAMSGIDTALWDLKGKMLNVPVADLLGGACRTKMPAYASGGWADEQNIGEQLMGYVNKGFKGVKMRVGVMDDTVQKSINRVKAARAALGPDIKLMVDAHGTFSVPEAKQFCRGVEDCNVYWFEEPISPDNRKGTAEVRAATDIPIAAGESEFTSFDIHDLLQIRAIDVVQPDAAIIGGISEAMRVSHLASVHQVELAPHCWGSAFSFMAGLTVAFASASATIIEFSLGGNPMMYDLVNEQIAVVNGEISAPTAPGLGLTPNWDFVKQFKQSV from the coding sequence ATGAAAATAACGAATGTAGAAGCATTTTGGTTGCGTTGTCCAATTCCTGAAGCAAAACAACATGTTTCAGACTATGGATTGCTCACCAGCTTTGACATGACCCTTGTAGTCATCACCACAGATTCAGGATTACAGGGATTTGGTGAAGCTAAAGCCGCAGTAGGCTCATGCGGAATATGCGCTTCCATTGTAAATTGTATTGAAAATGAGCTGAAGCCCATGTTGCTTGGCAAATCTGTGAAAAATATCACCCGCCTTTGGGAAGAAATGTACAACGGGACAAGAGACCATTACGCCTTATCAAGGGGAAGAAAATTTCCAATCCTTGGCAGGAGGGGACTTACCATATCCGCAATGAGCGGCATTGATACCGCATTATGGGACCTGAAGGGGAAAATGCTGAATGTCCCTGTAGCCGATCTCCTGGGTGGCGCCTGCAGAACGAAAATGCCCGCTTATGCGAGTGGAGGCTGGGCGGATGAGCAAAATATAGGCGAACAGCTGATGGGCTACGTGAATAAGGGATTTAAAGGGGTGAAGATGCGTGTTGGGGTGATGGATGATACCGTGCAGAAAAGTATAAACAGGGTAAAGGCTGCAAGGGCTGCACTAGGGCCGGATATCAAATTGATGGTAGATGCACATGGAACCTTCAGTGTGCCTGAAGCAAAGCAATTTTGCAGAGGTGTGGAAGACTGTAATGTGTATTGGTTTGAAGAGCCCATCAGTCCTGATAACCGGAAAGGGACAGCAGAGGTAAGAGCTGCTACCGATATACCCATCGCTGCAGGTGAAAGTGAGTTTACCAGTTTTGATATCCATGATCTCTTACAGATAAGGGCGATAGATGTGGTACAACCAGATGCAGCCATTATTGGGGGCATTTCGGAGGCCATGCGCGTAAGCCATCTGGCCAGCGTGCATCAGGTGGAGCTGGCGCCCCATTGCTGGGGTTCTGCCTTTTCTTTTATGGCAGGGCTAACCGTTGCATTTGCTTCGGCTTCCGCAACCATTATTGAGTTCTCCCTGGGTGGAAACCCTATGATGTACGATCTGGTGAACGAACAGATCGCTGTTGTAAATGGTGAGATCAGCGCACCCACCGCCCCTGGATTAGGCCTGACCCCTAATTGGGATTTTGTGAAACAGTTTAAGCAATCGGTTTAG
- a CDS encoding epimerase, with protein MELAIHNWMRAETIETTVRRVSAIGYTRLEIAGTPDQYNTKDLQKLMKEHGLSCWGSVTLMLGERNLLARNEAQRAASVQYVKDVVNMVKELDGYMVSVVPGTVGKIVPDGRPEEEWAWAVNSMKEIYEYSESAGISLGIEPINRFETYFINRAEQALALAAEVGPNCGVCLDTFHMNIEERDMFEAIKMAKDRLVGFHVADNNRMAPGMGNLDWQKIVDTLHEVNYKGALSVEFCSPLDRTPANPYPGSIDEKPENLSPEQEKFLIDHGSSSVTDAFYTMLTKASYHTLSKLI; from the coding sequence ATGGAACTCGCGATACACAATTGGATGCGTGCTGAAACTATAGAAACAACAGTAAGAAGAGTTTCTGCTATCGGATATACCCGACTTGAAATCGCGGGGACCCCGGATCAGTACAACACCAAAGACCTGCAAAAATTAATGAAAGAACATGGGCTATCCTGTTGGGGTTCAGTAACGTTGATGTTAGGGGAGCGTAACCTGCTGGCACGTAATGAGGCGCAACGTGCAGCTTCTGTGCAGTATGTAAAAGATGTAGTGAATATGGTGAAAGAGCTTGACGGCTATATGGTTTCAGTGGTTCCGGGTACAGTAGGAAAGATTGTGCCAGATGGACGGCCTGAAGAAGAATGGGCCTGGGCAGTGAATTCGATGAAGGAAATATATGAGTACAGCGAATCTGCTGGCATCTCCTTGGGCATAGAGCCTATTAACAGATTTGAAACCTATTTCATTAACCGTGCAGAGCAGGCACTGGCCCTGGCGGCAGAAGTTGGCCCAAATTGTGGCGTTTGCCTTGATACCTTTCATATGAATATCGAAGAAAGGGATATGTTTGAAGCGATTAAAATGGCAAAAGATAGATTGGTAGGTTTTCATGTAGCCGATAATAACAGAATGGCCCCCGGCATGGGAAATCTCGACTGGCAAAAGATTGTTGACACCTTGCATGAAGTAAATTATAAGGGTGCACTTTCTGTAGAGTTCTGTTCGCCGTTAGATCGTACACCCGCAAATCCTTACCCTGGCTCAATTGATGAAAAACCTGAAAATCTTAGCCCTGAACAGGAAAAGTTCCTGATAGATCATGGCAGTTCTTCTGTTACAGATGCATTTTATACCATGCTTACCAAAGCATCCTATCATACTTTATCAAAGCTTATCTAA